The Phycisphaerae bacterium RAS1 genome includes a region encoding these proteins:
- the rpfC_1 gene encoding Sensory/regulatory protein RpfC, with protein MTPAPLPPNETCRLEALRGLQILDTPTEESFDRIVRLAARIFDVPVAQISLIDQQREWFKAQCGGGPPGGDRGAAFCAHTILSDAPLIIEDAAADARFQANPMVTEQGIRFYAGAPLLTTDGLAVGALCLKDRRPRRFSSEQAALLRELAAVAMDEMNDRLIAMRADAAGKAKSQFLANMSHELRTPLNAIIGYSEMLEEEARELKLETFVSDVQKINQAGKHLLELINEILDLSKIESGRMDLHLEDVDVASLIHDVAATAQPLMTQNGSTLECRVAADAGRMHVDVTKLRQSLFNLLSNAGKFTQKGAVTLTADRLAGDRGDQLVFSVRDTGIGMTSEQMAGLFQDFRQIDASTTRRFGGTGLSLAITRRFCRMMGGDVSVESRPGAGSCFTIRLPAQVADPRAGAVAGPSAAAAGLAEEGGACVLAIDDDPIARDLLTRALSREGFRVVAAAGGAEGLRLARELKPAVIALDVMMPGADGWSVLRELKADAALREIPVVMITMIDEAQFARALGAADYFVKPVDIERLGRVIRTLSDGELGGG; from the coding sequence ATGACGCCTGCCCCGCTGCCGCCCAATGAAACCTGCAGACTGGAAGCCCTGCGGGGGCTGCAAATACTCGATACGCCGACCGAGGAATCTTTCGATCGCATCGTCCGGCTGGCGGCGCGAATATTCGACGTGCCGGTCGCGCAAATCAGCCTGATTGACCAGCAGCGCGAGTGGTTCAAGGCCCAGTGCGGCGGAGGGCCGCCAGGCGGTGACCGCGGCGCGGCGTTTTGCGCCCACACGATCCTGAGCGATGCACCGCTGATCATTGAGGACGCCGCCGCGGACGCGCGATTCCAGGCCAACCCGATGGTGACCGAGCAGGGCATTCGCTTCTACGCCGGGGCGCCGCTGTTGACGACCGACGGATTGGCCGTCGGCGCTCTGTGTCTGAAAGACAGGCGCCCGCGGCGATTCTCATCGGAGCAGGCGGCGCTGCTGCGCGAGCTGGCCGCCGTCGCAATGGACGAAATGAACGACCGCCTCATCGCGATGCGGGCCGACGCCGCCGGCAAGGCGAAGAGCCAGTTCCTCGCCAACATGAGCCACGAGCTGCGCACGCCGCTGAACGCGATCATCGGCTACAGCGAGATGCTCGAAGAGGAGGCCCGCGAACTGAAGCTGGAGACGTTCGTAAGCGACGTGCAGAAGATCAACCAGGCCGGCAAGCATCTGCTCGAACTGATCAACGAAATCCTCGATCTTTCCAAGATCGAATCCGGCCGGATGGACCTGCACCTGGAGGACGTGGACGTCGCCTCGCTCATCCACGACGTGGCCGCCACGGCCCAGCCGCTGATGACGCAAAACGGCAGCACGCTGGAGTGCCGCGTCGCGGCGGATGCAGGGCGGATGCACGTGGACGTCACGAAGCTGCGGCAGTCGCTCTTTAACCTGCTCAGCAACGCCGGCAAGTTCACGCAAAAAGGTGCGGTCACCCTGACCGCCGATCGCCTTGCCGGCGACCGCGGCGACCAGCTTGTCTTCAGCGTGCGTGACACGGGCATCGGCATGACGTCCGAGCAGATGGCCGGCCTCTTTCAGGATTTCAGACAGATCGACGCTTCGACGACGCGCCGTTTCGGCGGTACGGGCCTCAGCCTGGCGATCACGCGCCGCTTCTGCCGCATGATGGGCGGCGATGTCAGCGTCGAGAGCAGGCCAGGCGCGGGGTCGTGCTTCACCATCCGCCTGCCGGCGCAGGTCGCCGATCCGCGGGCGGGCGCCGTCGCCGGGCCGTCGGCCGCCGCGGCGGGTCTCGCGGAGGAGGGCGGCGCTTGCGTCCTCGCGATCGACGACGACCCGATCGCCCGCGACCTGCTGACGCGCGCCTTGTCGCGCGAGGGCTTCCGCGTTGTGGCGGCGGCGGGCGGGGCGGAGGGTCTGCGGCTGGCGCGCGAATTGAAACCGGCGGTCATCGCGCTGGATGTCATGATGCCCGGCGCCGACGGCTGGTCCGTGCTGCGCGAGCTGAAGGCGGATGCGGCTTTGCGCGAGATTCCGGTCGTGATGATCACCATGATCGACGAAGCTCAGTTCGCGCGCGCTCTGGGGGCCGCGGATTACTTTGTGAAGCCGGTGGATATTGAGCGGCTGGGACGCGTCATCCGCACGCTCTCGGACGGCGAGCTGGGCGGCGGCTGA
- the afsQ1_2 gene encoding Transcriptional regulatory protein AfsQ1, whose product MAMPRILLVEDDELSRNMLSRRLARRGYEVICATDGAEAVRMAGAERADLVLLDMNLPVIDGWEAARRIRAQASSQRIPLIALTAHAMPGDREKALAAGCDDYDTKPVEFERLLGKIAALLPTGPASCADAAPESRT is encoded by the coding sequence ATGGCCATGCCGCGAATCCTGCTGGTTGAAGACGACGAACTGAGCCGCAACATGCTCTCGCGGCGGCTGGCACGGCGCGGCTACGAGGTGATCTGCGCCACGGACGGCGCCGAGGCGGTTCGAATGGCCGGCGCGGAGCGCGCCGACCTCGTTCTGCTCGACATGAACCTGCCGGTGATCGACGGCTGGGAGGCCGCCCGGCGGATTCGAGCCCAGGCCTCGTCGCAGCGCATCCCGCTCATCGCGCTCACGGCCCACGCGATGCCCGGCGACCGCGAAAAGGCGCTCGCGGCCGGCTGCGACGACTACGACACCAAGCCGGTCGAGTTCGAGCGGTTGCTGGGCAAGATCGCCGCGCTGCTTCCGACAGGTCCCGCATCTTGCGCTGACGCCGCGCCGGAATCCCGAACATGA
- a CDS encoding putative Fe(2+)-trafficking protein codes for MSATVKCAKLGQELPAIDTSTRDGDQAARMCLLFGGPALRDRVLAGVSAQAWSMWTDYMRMVMNEYRLDPTSDEANDVFRTHMEDFFFGQQRDIPNYVAPK; via the coding sequence ATGTCTGCAACCGTGAAATGCGCCAAGCTCGGACAGGAGCTGCCGGCGATCGACACCTCGACCCGCGACGGAGACCAGGCCGCGCGGATGTGCCTGCTCTTTGGCGGACCGGCGCTGCGCGACCGCGTGCTGGCCGGCGTTTCGGCCCAGGCCTGGAGCATGTGGACTGACTACATGCGAATGGTCATGAACGAATACCGCCTCGACCCCACCTCCGACGAGGCCAACGACGTCTTCCGCACGCACATGGAAGATTTCTTCTTCGGCCAGCAGCGCGACATCCCGAACTACGTCGCGCCGAAGTAA
- the mfd gene encoding Transcription-repair-coupling factor: MGRWERGNGPIPSQPPVRGPAATAPAGTGAGRYNSAVDWFDVIRSDERVDALASLLTNSKGGVTAEGLWGSSAPILAAIVAERLGRPLLLITAHADEADDCRDDIETVIGTPPELLPALESLSGEPGDNELEAERVRLCVQTLAARRARADKPPVAPVAHTGGGGATGGLSASAKPAAAPGGRTGETPVPPGPAPPLMIVAPILALMQPTPTEAAIDASSLMIDVGLTLEPDALVAWLDAHGFSRADAVDIPGDFAHRGGIVDVFCAAFDHPIRIEFFGDSIESIRVFDPGTQRSTQTLQSVQIPAAKLSASSPAARRGDQTTGFLSLLPADAIIALAEPAEIQEIGRTYWQRLGEQAGIVPADAVLRRSADFSALFLHRFGGVFQPAVAFGAGSLPQFEARSPDSLASLAELAREAEVVVLCDNPPEEQRLREMLEGGIKGSRDRGIEGAREEGAREEGAREEGTGNREPGAALSEPAAPSGGLTSAAEARGSGAHGSAAELAPVRTTVGVIHRGFRWGRRAFVPHHELFHRYRQRRTLRRVAPARPIDTFFDLNLGDAVVHIMHGIGRFTGLKTVERDGRRDEYLALEFADKAVVNVPVSQIHLVQKYIGSFHGKPKLSTIGGTAWKKAKQRAADAVGDLAAELLGLQAQRATQPGIAYPSDTSWQQEFEGSFLYTETPDQLRALGEIKSDMLRPRPMDRLVCGDVGYGKTELAMRAVFKVVEYGKQVAVLVPTTVLAEQHFQTFCDRMADYPFSVEVLSRFRTKAEQGKIVERARKGQVDVLIGTHRLLSTDVRFSDLGLVVIDEEQRFGVEAKEKLKQLRATVDVLTLSATPIPRTLHMSLLGMRDISSLATPPLDRRSIVTQVRQWDDKLVRDAILRELNREGQVYLVHNFVRSIHNIANHVRALVPEARVVVGHGQMGGSELEEVMLAFMRREADVLVSTNIIESGLDIPAANTIIIDRADRFGLADLHQLRGRVGRSKHRAYAYMLLSPKTPLTEKAARRLKAIEHYSDLGAGFQIAMRDLEIRGAGNILGAEQSGHIEAVGYEMYCQLLDEATRRLRNEPADTFRRVNLDIGVSASIPRGYIRSDRQRMEVYKRLAQCRTPDELASLTSDLRDAFGPIDGEMQTLLQLAEIRVLAGPRGVRSISIDGPDVVFAVEDVHKLGDLFSVGPGSPRVPDNKTVHWRLPKRLMERAALLEALRLQLSSQATGPRGEAAVKPRPALQARDHR, from the coding sequence GTGGGAAGGTGGGAACGTGGGAACGGGCCCATCCCGTCGCAGCCGCCGGTGCGGGGGCCGGCCGCTACCGCGCCGGCCGGCACGGGGGCCGGCCGCTACAATTCCGCCGTGGACTGGTTCGACGTCATCCGCTCGGATGAACGCGTCGATGCGCTCGCCTCGCTGCTGACGAACTCGAAGGGGGGCGTCACGGCGGAAGGGCTGTGGGGATCTTCTGCGCCCATTCTGGCCGCGATCGTCGCAGAACGCCTCGGCCGGCCGCTGCTGCTGATCACCGCGCATGCGGATGAGGCCGATGACTGCCGCGACGACATTGAAACCGTGATCGGCACGCCGCCGGAACTACTGCCGGCGCTCGAGTCGCTGAGCGGCGAGCCGGGGGACAACGAGCTGGAGGCGGAGCGCGTGCGGCTGTGTGTGCAGACGCTGGCGGCGCGACGGGCACGGGCGGACAAGCCGCCCGTGGCACCCGTGGCACACACTGGCGGCGGGGGTGCCACTGGCGGCTTGTCCGCCAGTGCCAAGCCGGCTGCAGCGCCCGGCGGGCGGACGGGCGAGACGCCCGTCCCACCCGGTCCTGCGCCGCCCCTCATGATCGTCGCGCCGATTCTGGCACTGATGCAGCCGACGCCGACCGAAGCCGCCATCGACGCGTCCTCGCTGATGATCGACGTCGGCCTCACGCTTGAACCCGACGCGCTCGTCGCCTGGCTCGATGCACACGGTTTCTCACGGGCCGACGCGGTCGACATTCCCGGCGACTTCGCCCATCGCGGCGGGATCGTCGATGTCTTCTGCGCCGCATTCGATCACCCCATCCGGATCGAGTTCTTCGGCGACTCGATCGAGTCCATCCGCGTTTTCGACCCCGGCACGCAGCGCTCCACCCAGACGCTGCAATCCGTCCAGATTCCCGCGGCGAAGCTCTCTGCCAGCTCGCCTGCCGCCCGCCGCGGCGACCAGACCACCGGTTTCCTCTCGCTTCTGCCGGCTGACGCAATCATCGCGCTGGCCGAGCCGGCGGAAATCCAGGAGATCGGCCGCACCTACTGGCAGCGGCTCGGCGAACAGGCCGGCATCGTTCCCGCCGACGCCGTCCTTCGCCGCAGCGCAGATTTCAGCGCGCTCTTTCTTCACCGGTTCGGCGGCGTCTTTCAGCCTGCGGTGGCCTTCGGCGCCGGCAGCCTGCCGCAGTTCGAGGCCCGCTCGCCCGACTCCCTCGCCTCGCTCGCCGAGCTCGCCCGCGAAGCCGAAGTCGTCGTCCTCTGTGACAACCCGCCGGAAGAACAGCGCCTGCGGGAGATGCTGGAAGGGGGGATCAAGGGATCGAGGGATCGAGGGATCGAGGGCGCAAGGGAAGAGGGTGCAAGGGAAGAGGGCGCAAGGGAAGAGGGGACGGGGAACAGGGAGCCGGGCGCCGCTCTGTCCGAACCCGCCGCGCCAAGCGGCGGGTTGACGTCCGCGGCTGAAGCGCGTGGTTCGGGTGCGCACGGCTCAGCAGCGGAGCTTGCTCCCGTCAGGACGACCGTCGGCGTCATCCATCGCGGCTTCCGCTGGGGTCGCCGCGCGTTCGTGCCGCACCACGAGCTCTTCCATCGCTATCGCCAGCGTCGCACGCTCCGCCGCGTCGCCCCCGCCCGCCCGATCGATACGTTTTTCGATCTGAACCTCGGCGACGCCGTTGTGCACATCATGCACGGCATCGGCCGCTTCACCGGCCTGAAGACGGTCGAGCGCGACGGCCGCCGCGACGAGTACCTCGCGCTCGAATTCGCCGACAAGGCGGTGGTGAACGTCCCCGTCAGCCAGATTCACCTGGTGCAGAAGTACATCGGCAGCTTCCACGGCAAGCCCAAGCTCAGCACCATCGGCGGAACGGCCTGGAAGAAGGCAAAACAGCGCGCGGCGGACGCCGTCGGCGACCTGGCTGCCGAGCTGCTCGGCTTGCAGGCGCAGCGTGCGACGCAGCCGGGCATCGCCTATCCGTCGGACACGTCGTGGCAGCAGGAGTTCGAAGGCTCATTCCTCTACACCGAGACGCCGGACCAGCTTCGCGCCCTGGGCGAGATCAAGTCCGACATGCTCCGACCGCGGCCGATGGACCGGCTCGTCTGCGGCGACGTCGGCTACGGCAAGACCGAGCTGGCCATGCGGGCGGTGTTCAAGGTGGTCGAGTATGGCAAGCAGGTCGCCGTGCTGGTGCCGACGACGGTGCTGGCCGAGCAGCATTTCCAGACGTTTTGCGACCGCATGGCCGATTATCCGTTTTCGGTTGAGGTGCTCTCGCGTTTTCGCACGAAGGCCGAACAGGGGAAGATCGTGGAACGGGCGCGGAAGGGGCAGGTCGACGTGCTCATCGGCACGCACCGCCTGCTTTCGACGGACGTGCGTTTCAGCGACCTCGGGCTGGTCGTGATCGACGAAGAGCAGCGCTTCGGCGTCGAGGCCAAGGAGAAGCTCAAGCAGCTCCGAGCGACGGTGGATGTGCTCACGCTTTCGGCCACGCCCATTCCGCGTACGCTGCACATGTCGCTGCTCGGCATGCGCGACATCTCGTCGCTGGCGACGCCGCCGCTGGATCGCCGCTCGATCGTGACGCAGGTGCGGCAGTGGGATGACAAGCTGGTCCGCGACGCGATTCTGCGCGAGCTGAACCGCGAGGGGCAGGTTTACCTGGTCCACAATTTCGTCCGCAGCATTCACAACATTGCCAACCACGTCCGCGCGCTCGTGCCCGAGGCGCGCGTCGTCGTCGGCCACGGCCAGATGGGCGGATCGGAGTTGGAAGAGGTGATGCTGGCGTTCATGCGGCGCGAGGCGGACGTGCTGGTGTCGACCAACATCATTGAATCGGGCCTCGACATCCCCGCGGCCAACACGATCATCATCGATCGGGCTGATCGCTTCGGGCTGGCCGATTTGCATCAGCTTCGCGGGCGCGTCGGGCGCTCGAAGCACCGGGCCTATGCGTACATGCTGCTGTCGCCGAAAACGCCGCTGACCGAAAAGGCCGCCCGCCGCCTGAAGGCGATCGAGCACTACAGCGATCTGGGGGCCGGGTTCCAGATCGCGATGCGCGACCTGGAAATCCGCGGAGCGGGCAACATCCTCGGCGCCGAGCAGTCGGGCCACATTGAAGCGGTCGGCTACGAGATGTACTGCCAGCTTCTCGATGAAGCCACGCGCCGTCTGCGCAACGAACCGGCCGATACGTTCCGCCGCGTGAATCTCGACATCGGCGTCTCGGCCAGCATCCCGCGCGGCTACATCCGCTCCGATCGGCAGCGGATGGAAGTCTACAAGCGGTTGGCGCAGTGCCGCACGCCGGACGAGTTGGCGTCGCTGACTTCTGATCTGCGCGACGCGTTCGGGCCGATCGACGGGGAGATGCAGACGCTGCTGCAACTGGCGGAAATCCGCGTTCTGGCCGGGCCGCGGGGGGTTCGGTCAATCTCGATCGATGGACCGGACGTGGTCTTCGCAGTCGAGGACGTGCACAAGCTCGGCGATCTATTCAGCGTCGGCCCCGGCTCGCCGCGCGTGCCGGATAACAAGACGGTGCATTGGCGGCTGCCGAAGCGGCTGATGGAGCGGGCGGCGTTGCTGGAGGCGCTGCGTTTGCAGCTTAGCAGTCAGGCGACGGGGCCGCGCGGCGAGGCGGCGGTGAAACCGCGACCGGCGCTGCAGGCGCGGGATCATCGTTAG
- the yycF_2 gene encoding Transcriptional regulatory protein YycF, which produces MESRPGVILVVDDNEANRDMLSRRLQRAGHTLHTAADGLEALALIDKQPVDLLLLDVMMPGIDGFEVLRRLRQKRGREALPVIMATAKDQREDIIEALNLGANDYVTKPIDFPVVLARVQTQLALKHAVDQIVGLQRDLSQRNEQLASANERMKQDLVAAARVQRSLLPTRPPEIRSASPMNFSWVYRPCDELGGDILNVFKLDDSHVGVYLLDVSGHGAKASLLSVTLARVLSPVPGGDAESLVVRRGPAGGAALEATPPGVVAAELNRRFPMDTEIAQYFTLWYGVLNTQTFEMRYVSAGHPGPVHIPASAPARDIAASAFPIGWVPEFPYEEQVLQLRPGDRILLYSDGIADAKNGEGKRFESERIVATTEQTRVSPLQASMDAIVSSAEAWTRASGGRGFDDDVSALAIEIEPPRA; this is translated from the coding sequence GTGGAATCCAGACCCGGCGTCATTCTGGTGGTCGACGACAACGAAGCCAACCGCGACATGCTTTCGCGGCGCTTGCAGCGGGCCGGGCACACGCTTCACACCGCCGCCGACGGGCTGGAGGCGCTGGCGCTGATCGACAAGCAGCCCGTTGACCTGCTTTTGCTCGACGTAATGATGCCGGGCATCGATGGCTTCGAGGTGCTCCGCCGCCTGCGGCAGAAGCGCGGGCGCGAGGCGCTGCCGGTCATCATGGCCACCGCCAAGGATCAGCGTGAGGACATCATCGAAGCGCTGAATCTGGGGGCCAACGATTACGTCACCAAGCCGATCGACTTCCCGGTCGTGCTGGCGCGGGTGCAGACGCAGCTTGCGCTGAAACATGCGGTCGATCAGATCGTCGGACTGCAGCGCGACCTGTCGCAGCGCAACGAGCAGCTCGCCTCGGCCAACGAACGCATGAAGCAGGACCTGGTCGCCGCCGCTCGCGTGCAGCGCTCGCTCCTGCCGACGCGCCCGCCCGAGATCCGCAGCGCCTCGCCGATGAACTTCTCCTGGGTTTATCGCCCGTGCGACGAGCTGGGCGGCGACATTCTGAACGTCTTCAAGCTCGACGATTCGCACGTGGGCGTCTACCTGCTCGATGTCAGCGGCCACGGCGCCAAGGCCTCGCTGCTTTCGGTCACGCTCGCGCGCGTGCTTTCACCCGTGCCCGGCGGCGACGCGGAAAGCCTGGTCGTGCGCCGCGGACCAGCCGGCGGGGCGGCGCTTGAGGCCACGCCGCCGGGTGTCGTGGCGGCCGAGCTGAATCGCCGTTTTCCGATGGACACTGAAATCGCCCAGTATTTCACGCTCTGGTACGGCGTATTGAACACGCAGACCTTCGAGATGCGCTACGTGAGCGCCGGACACCCGGGACCGGTGCACATTCCCGCCAGCGCCCCCGCACGGGACATCGCCGCGTCCGCGTTTCCCATTGGCTGGGTACCGGAGTTCCCTTACGAAGAGCAGGTGCTGCAACTGCGGCCCGGCGACCGAATCCTGCTCTATTCCGACGGCATCGCCGACGCCAAGAACGGCGAGGGCAAGCGATTCGAGAGCGAGCGGATTGTCGCGACCACCGAGCAGACGCGCGTGTCGCCCCTGCAGGCGTCCATGGACGCGATCGTCAGCTCCGCCGAGGCCTGGACGCGGGCGAGCGGCGGCAGGGGATTTGATGACGACGTGTCTGCCCTGGCGATCGAAATCGAACCGCCGCGCGCCTAG
- the mtcA2 gene encoding Carbonic anhydrase 2 → MPRSPSTLLSVTIAVCTVLVAGCQATSRSLSGAPAIDEQTDPLERLTAGNERFAKDASVHPHLSAAQRHETAVSGQHPFAAILACSDSRVPIEDLFDVGVGDVFVVRVAGNVCADDEAGSIEYAVEHLKTPLVIVLGHEQCGAVTAAVRKAEEHGSIATLLARLAPAADKARGNYPPRSGAALIHEAVRINTWCSMEALISHSAIVRERMKSGTARVVGGVYDIDTGRVSWMGEHPDQEQVVARAESHDAHPAPPSAPAVTTDGGVHGDK, encoded by the coding sequence ATGCCGCGGAGTCCAAGCACGCTGCTATCGGTCACTATCGCAGTCTGCACCGTACTCGTCGCCGGTTGTCAGGCGACCTCGCGCAGCTTATCCGGTGCGCCGGCCATTGATGAACAGACTGACCCGCTCGAACGGCTGACCGCCGGCAACGAGCGCTTCGCAAAGGACGCGTCCGTTCATCCGCATCTGAGCGCAGCGCAGCGCCACGAAACGGCGGTCAGTGGTCAGCATCCGTTCGCGGCAATTCTCGCCTGCTCGGACTCACGCGTGCCGATCGAGGATCTGTTCGACGTCGGCGTCGGCGACGTGTTCGTGGTGCGGGTGGCCGGCAACGTCTGCGCGGATGATGAAGCCGGATCGATTGAGTACGCGGTTGAACACCTGAAAACGCCGCTGGTAATCGTGCTGGGTCACGAGCAGTGCGGGGCGGTGACAGCCGCCGTCCGGAAAGCAGAGGAACATGGGTCGATCGCCACGCTGCTGGCCCGGCTGGCGCCGGCGGCCGACAAGGCGCGCGGCAACTATCCGCCGCGCAGCGGCGCCGCGCTGATTCATGAGGCGGTTCGAATCAACACCTGGTGCAGCATGGAGGCGCTGATCAGCCACAGCGCCATCGTTCGCGAGAGAATGAAGAGCGGGACGGCGCGGGTTGTCGGCGGCGTGTACGACATCGACACCGGCCGAGTGAGCTGGATGGGCGAACATCCCGACCAGGAGCAGGTGGTCGCGCGGGCCGAGTCGCACGACGCGCATCCGGCGCCGCCGAGCGCACCGGCCGTGACCACGGATGGCGGCGTGCACGGCGACAAGTAG